From one Dama dama isolate Ldn47 chromosome 4, ASM3311817v1, whole genome shotgun sequence genomic stretch:
- the PPP1R15A gene encoding protein phosphatase 1 regulatory subunit 15A, with protein MAPSQMPHQPAHWRGTHPFFLLSPLMGLLSRAWSLLRGPGPPEPWLVEAVTKADQGGAGLEDEAKASLATYHAPWGRRPQEETKDSGAAEEDGEASPGTYPDLEAERSLPEVWGLSDDDDEKYGGEEATGVPGEQEEFMDGQPAPLFLSLLMRSLPDLPGEEESKEEAVTGGKEVTAFSFPLSHWECCPGEEEEEEEENGEAIRVCGPVNGATEGRTETEAATKTSMSPSSVGSHLRAWECCLGEEPEEEEKDKQAEKGDADPGPHSTSLAQRPSLRTWQHPSSVITEEEEDSDSEETGASSSVPATSAFLSAWVYRPGEDTEEDDEEEEDCDSEATEDEGEAEASSSIPPTSAFLSAWVYRPGEDTEEEDEEEEDCDSEATEDEGEAEASSSIPPTSAFLSAWVYRPGEDTEEEDEEEEDCDSEASEDEGKGEASSSIPPTSAFLSAWVYRPGEDTEEEGCDSEAIEDEGEAEVSSSISLTSTFLSAWVYQPGEDTEEENEYEDEDDESGAADLGPSPSLQTQSALLRDQIYQPGEKTDRGETAEKWGEAEPCPFRVAIYLPGEKPPLPWAPPRLPLRLQRRLKSAQTPTRHPDLEPLPKTRKVRFSEKVSVHPLVVWAGPAQAARRGPWEQFARDRSRFARRIAQVQEELGPYLTPAARARAWARLGNPPTSLATVPATTRTSPMSPIQATPLSHALAPPSPTCVSPSLDLSGRRG; from the exons ATGGCTCCAAGCCAAATGCCCCATCAGCCTGCCCACTGGAGAGGTACCCaccccttcttcctcctgtccCCACTGATGGGCCTTCTCAGCCGGGCGTGGAGCCTCCTGAGGGGCCCAGGACCTCCAGAGCCCTGGCTAGTGGAAGCAGTAACCAAAGCAGATCAGGGAGGAGCTGGCCTGGAGGATGAAGCAAAGGCTTCTCTGGCCACCTACCATGCCCCCTGGGGCAGGCGCCCTCAAGAGGAGACCAAAGACAGTGGAGCGGCTGAGGAGGACGGAGAAGCCTCCCCGGGGACCTACCCTGACCTGGAAGCCGAGCGTTCTCTTCCCGAAGTCTGGGGACTttcagatgatgatgatgaaaagtATGGTGGGGAAGAAGCAACTGGTGTCCCTGGAGAGCAGGAAGAATTTATGGATGGCCAGCCTGCTCCCCTGTTCCTCAGCCTTCTGATGAGATCTCTGCCGGACCTTCCTGGGGAGGAGGAATCTAAGGAAGAAGCGGTTACTGGAGGTAAAGAAGTGACCGCGTTCTCTTTTCCTCTGTCACACTGGGAGTGTTGCccaggggaggaggaagaagaggaggaggagaatggagAAGCCATTAGGGTGTGCGGCCCGGTAAATGGAGCCACAGAAGGAAGAACAGAGACTGAAGCAGCCACGAAGACCTCCATGTCCCCCTCATCTGTAggctcccacctcagggcctgggAATGTTGTTTGGGAGAGGAgcctgaggaggaggagaaggacaaACAGGCTGAGAAAGGAGATGCTGACCCAGGGCCACACTCCACAAGTCTAGCCCAGAGGCCCTCGCTCAGGACCTGGCAGCATCCATCCAGTGTGAtcacagaggaggaagaggacagTGATTCAGAGGAAACGGGGGCTTCCTCTTCTGTCCCAGCCACAAGTGCCTTCCTGAGCGCCTGGGTGTATCGACCAGGAGAAGACACAGAGGAGgatgatgaagaggaggaggactgTGATTCAGAAGCAACTGAAGATGAGGGAGAAGCTGAGGCCTCCTCTTCCATCCCACCCACAAGTGCCTTCCTGAGCGCCTGGGTGTATCGACCAGGAGAAGacacagaggaggaggatgaagaggaggaggactgTGATTCAGAAGCAACTGAAGATGAGGGAGAAGCCGAGGCCTCCTCTTCCATCCCACCCACAAGTGCCTTCCTGAGCGCCTGGGTGTATCGACCAGGAGAAGacacagaggaggaggatgaagaggaggaggactgTGATTCAGAAGCATCTGAAGATGAGGGAAAAGGCGAGGCCTCCTCTTCCATCCCACCCACAAGTGCCTTCCTGAGCGCCTGGGTGTATCGGCCAGGAGAAGACACAGAGGAAGAGGGCTGTGATTCAGAAGCAATTGAAGATGAGGGAGAAGCCGAAGTCTCCTCTTCCATCTCTCTGACAAGTACCTTCCTTAGTGCCTGGGTGTATCAACCAGGagaagacacagaggaagaaaACGAGTATGAGGATGAAGATGATGAATCAGGAGCAGCTGACTTGGGACCCAGCCCCTCCCTTCAGACCCAGAGTGCCCTCCTCAGGGACCAGATTTATCAGCCTGGAGAGAAAACAGACAGAGGGGAAACTGCTGAGAAGTGGGGAGAAGCTGAGCCCTGCCCCTTCCGAGTGGCCATCTATCTACCTGGAGAGAAGCCCCCGCTTCCCTGGGCTCCTCCTCGGCTGCCCCTCCGACTACAAAGACGGCTCAAGTCTGCACAAACCCCCACCAGGCATCCGGACCTTGAACCTCTCCCAAAGACCAGAAAG GTGCGCTTCTCTGAGAAGGTCTCCGTCCATCCCCTGGTTGTCTGGGCAGGACCGGCCCAGGCCGCCCGCAGAGGCCCCTGGGAGCAATTCGCCCGGGATCGAAGCCGCTTCGCCCGACGTATCGCCCAGGTCCAAGAGGAGCTGGGTCCCTACCTCACCCCTGCTGCCCGGGCCAGGGCCTGGGCACGTCTCGGGAACCCTCCCACTTCCCTGGCCACCGTCCCTGCCACTACCCGGACCTCACCGATGTCCCCCATCCAGGCCACGCCCTTGAGCCATGCTCTGGCCCCTCCCTCCCCTACATGTGTGTCTCCTAGCCTAGACCTCAGTGGGAGGCGTGGCTAA